DNA sequence from the Halorussus sp. MSC15.2 genome:
CGGCGACGTAGCCCGCCTCCTCGTCGTGAAAGGCGACGAGGTAGCCGACCGGGTCGTCGTCCGGCGCGGCGGAGACGAGGGTGAGTGGGGGGCCGTCGATGGCGTACACCAGCAGCGCCGGATTGGGTTCGCTGAGGTGAGTCTGTACCTCGCGCAGGCGCTCGCGGTCGTCCGGCCGGGCGGGACGAATCACGACAGGACGAGCACCGCGAGACCCGCGCCGACGAGCGCCCCGGTGAGGGTGGCGAGGAAGTTGACGCTCTGGTTGCCGAGGCGGTCGCCCTCCATCGTCGCGCCGAGCAGACTGTCCATCGTCATGCCGCCCGCACCGGCGAGCGTGATGACGGCCGCGCCGGTAGTGCCGACGCTCTCGAACAGCAGGGCCGCGATGCCCGCGACGACCGCCGCGCCCGCGATGCCCGCGAGTTCGCCCTGCCACGTCACCCCGCCGTCGGTGCCGGGTTCGACGCGTTCGAACGTGGTGATGAGCCGCGGGTCGTCGAAGACGCCGCCAATCTCCGACGAGAGCGTGTCGCTCATCGCGGTGGCGATGGACCCGGCGAACGCGAACAGGAAGACGTGGCCCGAGACAGCGAACTTATCGTGGGCGGCGTAGGCGAGGACGGCCACGAGCGCCACCGCCGCGTTCCCGAGGACGTTGCCGCTCCCGCGCGCGCCCTCGTTGTCCTCGGCGACGCCGCGGGCGGCCTTCTGCTCGTACCGGAACTTGGTCGAGAGGCTCCCGATGCTGAAGAAGGCGATGAGGACCGCGAACCAACCGTACCCGCCGAGAACGATGGTCAGCATCGCCAGCAGCGCACCGGTCATCATCCCCGGAATCGACGCGGCGTCGAGCGCCCACGAGACGTAGCCGAACAGCGCGGTCACGGCGATGGCGACCGCGATGCCGTCCACCGTCACGACGACGGTGAGGTCCGCGAACAGCCACAGCAGGAAGGCGACCGACAGCATCACGAGGGGGTCGTCGCGGGCGAACAGGACCGAGCGGAGCAGTCCGGCGAGGAGCGCGCCGCTGGCCGCGAGGAAGACGACTTCGGGGAGCGCGACCGGCACGCTCTCGGCGCGGAGCGCGAGGACTTGTCCGAGGACGGCGGCCACGAGTCCGCC
Encoded proteins:
- a CDS encoding TIGR00297 family protein, yielding MTTRVRRAAAYAAVSTLALAAPILEWASAIAFGAVAVGALSVTDGPVFELFARPADRQEGRLHGLAAFGFAAAAIALLTSFAGLPSHVLVASVLVVGYGNIAQQIAWRFDAEPILRTGAFVTGGLVAAVLGQVLALRAESVPVALPEVVFLAASGALLAGLLRSVLFARDDPLVMLSVAFLLWLFADLTVVVTVDGIAVAIAVTALFGYVSWALDAASIPGMMTGALLAMLTIVLGGYGWFAVLIAFFSIGSLSTKFRYEQKAARGVAEDNEGARGSGNVLGNAAVALVAVLAYAAHDKFAVSGHVFLFAFAGSIATAMSDTLSSEIGGVFDDPRLITTFERVEPGTDGGVTWQGELAGIAGAAVVAGIAALLFESVGTTGAAVITLAGAGGMTMDSLLGATMEGDRLGNQSVNFLATLTGALVGAGLAVLVLS